DNA from Mucilaginibacter mallensis:
TTAAGTTAATTGTAAATGTTTTATAGATTTGGTTGGTATATTTTAAAAGGTTTTTTAGAAGATACTAAGTATATGATTTAATGAAAAGTTTTAAAGCCGATTATGTTTTCCCTGTTTATGCCGAACCAATTAAAAATGGAATTGTTACAGTTGATGATTATGGCAGGATCATTTCAGTTACAGATTATCAGCCCGCATCAGATCAAAATCAGCCCCTTGAACACCTAAGCGGCATTATTTGCCCCGGATTTATAAACACACATTGTCATCTTGAACTTTCACACCTGGAGGGTAAGGTACCCACAAAAACAGGCCTGGTCGATTTCATCAAACAGATACTAAAGGTACGTAATGGCGAGCATCAATTAATTATTGAAGCTGCCGAAAAAGCCGACAGCGACATGTATGATAATGGCATAGTTGCCGTTGGCGATATATCAAACAATAATGTTACCATCCAAATAAAAGCCAAAAGTAAATTATACTACCACACTTTTGTGGAGATACTGGGTTTTTTGCCGCACAATGCCAATGAATTGTATGCCAATGGTTTAATGTTGCTGAATGAGTTCAGGCCGCAATCATGCTCCATAACACCGCATGCACCGTATTCGGTATCAAAAGAATTATTCAGGCTGATAAAAAAATATTCAGATTCAGGCGTTAAAAATCTGCTGAGTATCCATAACCAGGAATGCGATGATGAGAATAAGTTCTTCCGCTATAAATTGGGTAAGTTTAATGAGCTGTACGAGTTCTTTGGTATGGATACCAGCCACTTTAAGCCCCAGGCCCGTAACTCCATGCAATCCATAATCCCATTGCTAACCAGCAAGCAGGATATTTTAATGGTGCATAATACCTGTACTAATCTTAAGGACATCTATTTTCTTAAACGTTTCGACCGTAAAATAAACTGGTGCTTTTGCCCCAATGCTAATTTATATATCGAGAACCGGGTACCAAAGATCAATCTGTTTATTGATCAGGGCTTTAACATCACCCTGGGTACCGATAGCCTGGCATCAAACACCAAGCTGTGCATACTGCATGAAATGAAAACCATTCAGCAAAAGTTCCCGGTTATTACTACAGCTAAGCTAATGGAGTGGGGAACAATTAACGGGGCCCAGTTTTTAGGTATCGATGCGGAAAAAGGCAGCCTTGAACCCGGCAAAACACCCGGACTAAATTTAATTACCAATGTTGATGGACTTAAACTAACCCCGGAATCAAAAGTTAGGCGATTAATTTAAATGCGATACTAATCTTTATAAGAATGCTCCCAGCAATCAGGTCTGTAATTTTATTTATGGCGATTTGCATCGCCTGCAAAGCATCAGCCCAAAACAATGACCCTGTTGTTAAAACCGACAAAGGATATATACGCGGGATAGTTGAAAATAATATCCAGGTTTTTAAAGGCATACCCTATGCTGCTCCGCCCGCCGGCGATTTACGATTTATGCCCCCGGCAACCCACCAACTGTGGACAGATACCTTAGCCGCTACAAAGTTTGGCCCGGTTGCTACACAATATTCAGGTAATAAAGTTATTGGTTCCGAAGATTGCCTTTCATTAAACCTGTACACCCCAAAAACCGATAATCATAAACGGGCGGTAGTAGTTTGGATACACGGCGGCAGCATGACAAACGGCTCGGGCAAAGGGATGAACGGCCATGCCTTTGCCGATCATGATGATATTATAACCATCACCATTAATTACAGGCTTGGCGCTTTTGGTTTTTTATATATGGGCGATGTGGGTAAGCGTTACGCACAATCAGGTAATTGTGGAGTACTGGACGTAATAGCAGCGCTTAAATGGATTAAACAAAACATCACCTCCTTTGGCGGCGACCCCAACAGGGTTACCATTATGGGCGAATCTGCAGGCGCAAAGCTCATCAGCGCTGTGATGGTTTCGCCATTATCCAAAGGCTTATTTCAGCAATATATTGCCGAAAGCGGATCAGTTCAGTGTATCCGCGATACCGTTACTGCTAAAAACGCAAGACTGCGGATCTTAAATAAAATGGGACTAACCGCGCTTGATGTTAAAAAATTCTTAACGCTGCCTGCTGATTCTATTATAAAGATACAGGGAATGGTGTGCGAAGGCATTGGCGGCAATTCTTTTTTAGGGCCGGTTTATGATGGGGCAACAATTACCGGCGATGCTTATAAATATGCAGCCAGTGGTCAAATGCCAAAAATAAAAGCGCTCATCGGCACAAATGAATACGAGGCTGCAGCCTTCGTTGGTCCGAATAGCGATCTGAAGGATATAAACAAAACTGTTTTTAAACCATTATTTGAAGATGGCGCGCCAATGGTTTATGCGGCTTATCAGCAGCAGCTAAAAACAGATTCGCCGTATGCCGCCGAGGTAAAAGTACTCACACAGTATATGTACCAGATGCATTCTTACCGCTTTGCAAAAGTGCTGGCCCAAAATAACATACCGGTTTGGATGTACCGCTTTAAATACGATAACGGCAAATCATTCGGTGCCAGGCACGGTGAAGAACTGCAATACATCTGGAACATAAATAACCCCAACACCATAACCGACAGCGCGAAAAAGCAATTAACTATTAATCTGCACGGTGCATGGGTAACCTTTATAAAAACCGGCAATCCCAATACATCATCAAACCCAAAATGGCCAGAATACAACAGCAACACCCGCCAGGTTATGCTGTTTGATACAACCGATAGTGTGACTAACCTAAAAGAAGTTTATGATGATAAAAGCTTCCCGTCACAAGTATTTATGCTGAAGTAAAGAATTAAGATGAGCTTCATCCACATTACAGCAAAGACTTAAGACTAAATACTATACTAAATTCCGTAAGCAAAAAAGCTTCGGGCGAAATCAGGCAAAACGATGGTGGCCAGAAGCGTGGCAGGGCATAGCAAATTTTACAGAAGCGGTGGCTTTGTGCGAGCGACAGCAGGGTAAAAGATTGCAGCCCAGGTTTTGCCTGATTTGCAGCGCAGGCCCTGTGCGAAAAGAAGCCTCTTTGCTGACTTGATTTTTTGTTTCTTTTGTATCAAGACAAAAGAAATAGCCTTAGCGGCAATGAGCGCGAATCATTAAATAAACCACAAAATACTTTTAAAAAACGTTATTATATCCAAACCTTCCTATTTTTGACTTTTTAATTTTGACTTTTAACTTATGATAAAGCATCTGGATATAACTGTAAAAGGCAAAGTACAAGGCGTATTTTATCGCGCATCAACCAAAGCCGTTGCCGACCAGCTTGGTGTACGCGGCTTTGTAAAAAATGCCGATAACGGCGACGTACTCATAGCCGCCGAAGCCGATAAAGCTACCCTCGAAATGTTTTTAGACTGGTGCAACGAAGGCCCGCAGGATGCCCAGGTAACTTCTGTAGAATCAAATGAAGGCGAATTAAAAAACTATCGTAATTTTGAGGTAGTTAAAAAAAATCATTTGTGGTAGTACATCCACAGCAATTAATCCAGGTATAATCATTGTCAACAGCTAAAAAGTTCGCGGGTCAAACCGCCATATACGGCGCAAGTACTATAGCCGGCAGGGTGCTAAATTTTTTTCTTACCCCTGTTTATACACGCACATTTGCTACCGGCGTATATGGTATTTTATCAACCATATTCAGCTATGCGGCAATCTTAAATGCAATAATGGCATTTGGATTGGAAACTACCTTTTTCAGGTACTTAAATAAACATGCCGATAACAAAAGGAAAGTTTATAACAATGCTTTTGCTTCGGTATTCTCCATTACTATTGTGTTTCTGCTGGTTACTTTGCCCTTTATTGGGCATATAGCCAATTTTATACAGGTAGGTAAGGATACTTCACACAGTGAGTTTGTAACATTTATAGACTACTTTATAGCTATACTGGTAATTGATGCATGGTGCGTTATTCCTTTTGCCAAAATACGTGCCGATGGTAAACCCGGCAGGTATAGTATCATCAAGTTTATTAATATTATCATCTTCGTTTCGCTAAACCTGGTCTTTATTTATGTTATTCCTTATTGGATAAATCACCACTATATTGGCTCGGGCTGGATAAATACATGGTATACAAAAGGCTGGGTGGGTTATGTATTCCTGTCAAACCTAATTGCAAGCATTGTTACATTAGTGTTATTGCTGCCTGAGATATTGAAATTAAGGCTTGACTTTGATGGCAAAATGCTTGCGGAAATGTTTGCCTACAGCTGGCCGGTGTTAATTGCCAACCTGTCGTTTTTAGTTAATGAAAATTTAGATAAACTGCTTTTGGGTAAGCTGCTGCCGCAAAACATCAGTGTGCGCGAAGTAGGCATATATGCAGCCTGTGCTAAAATATCCCTCTTCCTGAGCATATTTGTGCAAGCCTTCCGCTTAGGTGCCGAGCCTTTCTTTTTTAGTCATGCCAAAAATAAGAATGCAGGCCAAACCTATGCCCGTATTATGGATTATTTTGTAATTACCGTTTGCGTAATATTTATAGCGCTTATAGCCAATATCGAAATTTTAAAATACTTTGTAAAAGGCCACGATGCAAAACAAACCGCATTATACTGGACAGGTTTACGTGTAGTGCCACCACTTGTTTTTGGTTATGTGAGTCTGGGTATTTACATGAATTTATCAGTATGGTATAAGCTGTCCGATCAAACAAAATATGGTTTGTACATTTCGGGCATAGGGGCAATACTCACCATTGTGCTGAATGTGCTGTTTATTCCAAAATATACTTATATGGCTTCGGCATGGGTGTCATTCATTGCTTATGCAACCATGATGGTATTATCCTATATATGGGGGCAAAAAAACTATCCTATTCCTTATAATCTTAAAAAGAACCTGGTTTATATAGTATCATCAATTGTGGTAGTTTATCTGTCATTTTATGTATTTAACAGGAATATTTATATAGGCGATGCGTTGTTATTATTATATATATCAGTGGCATTTTATTTTGAACGCGCAAACTTAAGGGCTATATTTAAACGATGATTATCAGAGTAATAAACAAATCAAAAAATGGCCTGCCGGCCTATGAAACTATGCATGCTGCAGGTATGGACCTGCGTGCCGACCTGGAAACAACCATAACGCTTAAACCTTTTGAGCGCAAGCTTGTCCCAACAGGGTTACATATTGAATTGCCCGAAGGCTTTGAGGCACAGATACGCCCGCGCAGCGGTTTAGCGTTTAAACATGGTATAAGCATAGTTAATTCCCCGGGAACAATTGATGCCGATTACCGTGGTGAAATAAAGGTGTTGCTGATTAATCTTTCTGACCAGGTATTCGAGGTAAATACCGGCGACAGGATCGCGCAAATGATAGTTGCCAAACACGAACAAGTAAATTGGGAGGAAGTTGAGGTATTAAATGAAACTTCGCGCGGTGTGGGTGGTTATGGACATACAGGGGTAGCATAGATTTAGATAAATTTCAGGATGAGGCGGTTTGCAGTTATGCTTTTTTCAGTAATACCAGCTTTTGTTTTTGCACAAAACAAAAGCATTGGTACCGTTGTGGCTGCCAAACCCATGTCGCAGATAGATAGTGTGATGGTGAGGCAGATCTTTATGTCGGCCTTGCATGAAAAGGTAATGGAGAATTTTACACAGGCTGCTGAATTATTCGGCCGTGTGCTCCAATCCGACCCGGGCAATGCCGCCGCGCTGTATGAGCTGGCAAATCTTAAAAAGCAAAAAAGTAATTATGCTGATGCGCAACCCTTGCTCGAAAAAGCCGTTGCCATTAGTCCGGATAATGAGTGGTACTGGCTGTCACTTGCCGAGTGTTATGAGAAAAACAATAACATAGTAAAACTTCAGAATGTATTTGTACAGCTGATAAGGATAAACCCCGATAAGCCCGAATATTATTATGATAACGCCAATGCCCTTTTTATTGAGAAAAGGTATGATGATGCTCTGAAGGTTTATGATCAGTTGCAGGCCATGAACGGGCTTGATGATGACATACTTGCAGGTAAACAAAAAATATACCTTATACAAGGCAAGGTTGACCCGGCTGCTGCCCAGTTGCAGGAAATGATTGCCGACAATCCCTCACAAGTAAAGTATTACCTGGTATTGGCTGAGTTGTACAACTCAAATAATCTGCAGGATAAGGCATTTAAAGTTTTAAAGGATGCTGAAAAAATTGCACCTAATAACGGGCAGATACATTTAGCCCTGGCCGATATTTATCGTGATAAAAAAGATAATGAATCTTTCTTTAATGAACTGGAACTGGCTTTTGCATCTCCGGAGGTTGATATCGACCAAAAAATTAAGATCATTTTAGGATACTTCCCCAAATTTCCCGATCCCAATGCCAAAGCCAGCGCGCTTGAGCTGAGCAAGATCTTGATAAAGGCTCACCCCGATGATTCAAAATCTTATGCCATGTATGGCGATATGCTTTTCCAGACCGAGAAGTTTAAGGAAGCAGAAACAGCCTACAGAAAATCTATCCAGCTAAATGGCAGCCATTATGCTGTTTATGAACAGTTGGTTCGTATCGAGATCAGCTCAAACGAAATGGATCAGGCTATAAAAGATGGTGAGAACGCCCTTGCGCTTTTCCCTAACCAAGCCTGGATGAATTACCTGGTAGGCATTGCCTGCCAGCAAACAAAAAATTACAAAAAAGCGATAGGTTATATTAAAAGTGCTATTGATGTTGCTCCTGATGATAAGGACCTACTCTCATTAAGCTATTCCTCCTTAGGTGATTGTTATCATGAGATGAAGGATTTCAGCAATTCTGATGCTGCCTATGATAAATCGCTGACGTATAATCCTGATAATGCCTTTGCCTTAAACAATTATGCCTATTATTTATCGTTAAGAGGAGAGCAGTTGGATAAGGCGGCGCAAATGTCGGCACACTCCAATGAGTTGCAGCCTAATACAGCATCGTTCGAGGATACTTATGCCTGGATATTATTCAAGCAAAAAAAATATGCCGATGCCAAAATTTGGATAGAGAAAGCCATAGTGCATGATAAAACAAACAGCGCCGTACAGATAGAACATTATGGCGATATTATGTTTTATTTAGGCGATACCAACGCTGCTGTACAAAACTGGAAAAAAGCAAAATCATTCGGAGAGCAGTCGCCGGTTTTAGATCGTAAAATAAATGAAAGAAAATATTTTGAATAAACTGATGATAGCCTGCGGCTTGCTGATAATGGTAAGCTGCTCGGCGCATAAGCATCTTACTGCGGGTACATCGGCCACGGTTTCAAAAGCTAATGAGGAATCAAAGCTGGAGCCTATCCGTACACAGCAACTCGGCTTTAATACTTTTTCGGGCAAGGCCAAAGCAAGCCTGGCTATTAATGGTAATAATAACGACTGTACACTTAATCTCCGCATTGATAATGGTAAAAAGATATGGGTTTCAGTAACCGCTTTATTGGGTATTGAAGTAGCCCGGGCTATCATCACACCCGATAGCATACAGGTTATAAACCGTTTGCAGGGTGTGTACTTCAAAAAGCCTTTCAGTTTCATTTATAAATACGCCAACAAGCAGATAGATTATACCATGTTGCAGGCACTGCTGGTAGGTAACGCTATACCCCAGGCATTGAACGATAGCACAAAAATTGCGGCGGATAGCAGTAATAACACCACCTTAAGTGGTAATTTGCAGGACCTGATATATAAACTGGTACTTGGCAATGATATGAAAGTGAGCCAAACCAATCTTACAAACCAGGAAGCAGGGCAATCGTTACAGGCGGTTAATGCGTTTACTTTAGCGGGCACTCAAAAGGTACCATCGCAAATAAATATCGCTTCTGTTGCCGGCGATAAAAAGATACAGGTTAATTTGCATTACGTTAAAGTTGATATTAATCAACCGCTTGAATATCCATTTAATATCCCCGACAGCTACTCACCGGCAAATTAAATTGTATTTTTGCGCTTATGTAACAGGAATGACAGGGTATAAACAGCCTTGTCAAAACCATTAAATACCACTATATACGGATGAAATTTTTAAAAATTGTTTTCTTTTTGCTCTGCGTTTTTACAGCATTTAATGTACATGCGCAAAGCAGCCAGGAGTTAAAACGCCGCCGCGACCAGCTAACCCAGGAGTTGCAGCAGCTAAACCAGGAATACCAGGAAACAGCAAACAATAAAAAATTATCTAAAAAACAGCTCGATAACCTAAAAGCGCAGATCAGTATCCGCGAAGAAAAAATAAATGTTATAAACTCTGAGGTAAGAAATTTAGATAATCAAATCTCTGAGAGTAATAATTCCGTACGTAGTTTACAAAGCCAGTTAGATCAGCTTAGAAAAGAGTACGCGGGCATGATATTGTTTGCTTATCGCAATCAAAGTGCATACAATAAACTGATGTTTATTTTCGCGGCAAAGGATTTTAACCAGGCTTATAAACGTTTAAAGTATTTACAGCAATTTGGTACCTATCGCGAGCGGCAGGCTGATTATATTGAAGGGACACAAAAAGACCTGCATGTTAAGATAGTTGAACTGGATAAGAGCAAAGAAGAAAAAAGTGCATTGCTGAAAGACCAAGAGAAAGAGAAAAAAACATTAGGCGAGCAGAAAAATACGCAGACACAGGCAATAGCTGATCTGTCGCAGCATGAAGGGCAGCTTAAACAGCAGCAAAAGGATCTGCAAAAGAAAATAGCCGCTACTAATCGTGAGATAGACGCGGCAGTACGCAGGGAAATTGCAGAAGCAAGGCGCAGGGCCGAAGAGGAAGCAAAGGAGGCAGCAAGAGTAGCTGCCGCGAAAGCTAAGGCTGAAAACAGGGAAGTGGAGATACCAAAAACCAAAACTATTACTAAAACATCAAGTAACAGCGAGGTATTGAACGCTACGCCAGAGGCAGCCAGACTATCAAACGACTTTTTGGGTAACCGGGGCCGTTTGCCATGGCCGGTAACTAATGGCGTTATAATACAGGGTTTTGGCGTTTATTATACGCCCGAGAATATTAAAAGTGAGAGTACAGGCGTTTCTATTAAAACAAATCCTGGTGCAAGTGTAAGGGCTATATTTGAAGGGGAGGTGATAAATGTGCGTGATATTGTTGGTACTTACCTGGTAGTTATAAGGCATGGTGAGTATTTTACAGCTTACTCAAACCTGAGGTCGGTTAGCGTATCAAAGGGGCAAAAGGTAACCACCAAGCAAACAATAGGCACTGTGGCTACCGATTCAACAACCGGCGAAACGGATGTTGAATTTGATTTATACAAAGGTTCAACACCGGTTAACCCTAAATTATGGTTGGCGCCAAATTGATTGAAACTTTGTAATATTAAAAATGTTTATATTTGTAACCTTTTAATAGTAAAATTATGTTTAGTTCAGTTTTTCTGTTTTTTGATATAGGTGGGGGTGAAATAATGCTCATCATGCTGGTGATATTATTATTGTTTGGCGGCGAAAAACTTCCTCAGCTGGCACGCGGCCTGGGTAAGGGCATCCGTGATTTTAAAGACGCATCTGAAGGTGTAAAGCGTGAAATAACCAACCAGATTGATAGTTTTGAAGCGAAAAAGGCTGAACAGGCAAACACTGCAACAACTACAACCGAAACTGCAGCAGCTGCCGCCCCGGTGGTAGTGGCAACTGAACCACCTGTTATTACACCCGCACCCAATACAATGCCGGTAGCTGAGATAAGCTCAACAGCCGAAGTTGCAGCGGTACACCACGAACCTAATACACCTGCTGAGCCGGCTCATTTAAGGGAAACACCTATTGAGTCGCTTAAATCACCGCAGGAAGAAGTTAAATCATAAGTACAGTATATAAATCATAATATAAAAACTTAAAATCATGGGATTAGAATCACCAGTAATGCTCATCTTAATATTCGGCGTAATATTATTGATGTTTGGCGGGAAGAAAATTCCTGAACTAATGAAAGGTTTAGGAAAAGGAGTTAAGGAATTTAAAGACGCGCAAAACGGCGAGGGTACTACTACCACAAATACCGACGACAAACCTAAAGCATAAGCAAGGGTTTATTTGAAAATATGTTGATTTGAAAATTTGAAGGTTAAATTACCGCTATCAGTTGGTATGTCTTCAAATTTTCAGATCATTATTTAGGCTCCCCGCCCGTTCAAACGTCCACGCTTGAATGAAAAAAGATTTTAGCGCCCACGCTAAAGATCCTTCAAAATCATGTTATTTTAATATAAAGTAAGCGTAGACGCTTACAAAAAACTGCATTCAAGCGTAGGCGCTTGAACGGGCGGTTTGCCATTTTCAAACTGGCACATCACCAAATCTTCAAATCAACAAGTCTTCAAATCAATTTTAATTTTTATTTTAGCCGCATGGCTAAATTCTATTCCTCTTTAACTGAAATAAAGAGCGGGTTGCAAAGTGGGGAAATTACCGTTGAAAAACTGGTAAAGGGTTATTTAGAAAAAATTAAACATAATGCCCATTTAAATGCTTTTAACGAAGTATTTGAACAGGAGGCATTAACACGT
Protein-coding regions in this window:
- a CDS encoding amidohydrolase family protein is translated as MKSFKADYVFPVYAEPIKNGIVTVDDYGRIISVTDYQPASDQNQPLEHLSGIICPGFINTHCHLELSHLEGKVPTKTGLVDFIKQILKVRNGEHQLIIEAAEKADSDMYDNGIVAVGDISNNNVTIQIKAKSKLYYHTFVEILGFLPHNANELYANGLMLLNEFRPQSCSITPHAPYSVSKELFRLIKKYSDSGVKNLLSIHNQECDDENKFFRYKLGKFNELYEFFGMDTSHFKPQARNSMQSIIPLLTSKQDILMVHNTCTNLKDIYFLKRFDRKINWCFCPNANLYIENRVPKINLFIDQGFNITLGTDSLASNTKLCILHEMKTIQQKFPVITTAKLMEWGTINGAQFLGIDAEKGSLEPGKTPGLNLITNVDGLKLTPESKVRRLI
- a CDS encoding carboxylesterase/lipase family protein — protein: MLPAIRSVILFMAICIACKASAQNNDPVVKTDKGYIRGIVENNIQVFKGIPYAAPPAGDLRFMPPATHQLWTDTLAATKFGPVATQYSGNKVIGSEDCLSLNLYTPKTDNHKRAVVVWIHGGSMTNGSGKGMNGHAFADHDDIITITINYRLGAFGFLYMGDVGKRYAQSGNCGVLDVIAALKWIKQNITSFGGDPNRVTIMGESAGAKLISAVMVSPLSKGLFQQYIAESGSVQCIRDTVTAKNARLRILNKMGLTALDVKKFLTLPADSIIKIQGMVCEGIGGNSFLGPVYDGATITGDAYKYAASGQMPKIKALIGTNEYEAAAFVGPNSDLKDINKTVFKPLFEDGAPMVYAAYQQQLKTDSPYAAEVKVLTQYMYQMHSYRFAKVLAQNNIPVWMYRFKYDNGKSFGARHGEELQYIWNINNPNTITDSAKKQLTINLHGAWVTFIKTGNPNTSSNPKWPEYNSNTRQVMLFDTTDSVTNLKEVYDDKSFPSQVFMLK
- a CDS encoding acylphosphatase: MIKHLDITVKGKVQGVFYRASTKAVADQLGVRGFVKNADNGDVLIAAEADKATLEMFLDWCNEGPQDAQVTSVESNEGELKNYRNFEVVKKNHLW
- a CDS encoding lipopolysaccharide biosynthesis protein, with the translated sequence MSTAKKFAGQTAIYGASTIAGRVLNFFLTPVYTRTFATGVYGILSTIFSYAAILNAIMAFGLETTFFRYLNKHADNKRKVYNNAFASVFSITIVFLLVTLPFIGHIANFIQVGKDTSHSEFVTFIDYFIAILVIDAWCVIPFAKIRADGKPGRYSIIKFINIIIFVSLNLVFIYVIPYWINHHYIGSGWINTWYTKGWVGYVFLSNLIASIVTLVLLLPEILKLRLDFDGKMLAEMFAYSWPVLIANLSFLVNENLDKLLLGKLLPQNISVREVGIYAACAKISLFLSIFVQAFRLGAEPFFFSHAKNKNAGQTYARIMDYFVITVCVIFIALIANIEILKYFVKGHDAKQTALYWTGLRVVPPLVFGYVSLGIYMNLSVWYKLSDQTKYGLYISGIGAILTIVLNVLFIPKYTYMASAWVSFIAYATMMVLSYIWGQKNYPIPYNLKKNLVYIVSSIVVVYLSFYVFNRNIYIGDALLLLYISVAFYFERANLRAIFKR
- the dut gene encoding dUTP diphosphatase, with the protein product MIIRVINKSKNGLPAYETMHAAGMDLRADLETTITLKPFERKLVPTGLHIELPEGFEAQIRPRSGLAFKHGISIVNSPGTIDADYRGEIKVLLINLSDQVFEVNTGDRIAQMIVAKHEQVNWEEVEVLNETSRGVGGYGHTGVA
- a CDS encoding tetratricopeptide repeat protein — protein: MRRFAVMLFSVIPAFVFAQNKSIGTVVAAKPMSQIDSVMVRQIFMSALHEKVMENFTQAAELFGRVLQSDPGNAAALYELANLKKQKSNYADAQPLLEKAVAISPDNEWYWLSLAECYEKNNNIVKLQNVFVQLIRINPDKPEYYYDNANALFIEKRYDDALKVYDQLQAMNGLDDDILAGKQKIYLIQGKVDPAAAQLQEMIADNPSQVKYYLVLAELYNSNNLQDKAFKVLKDAEKIAPNNGQIHLALADIYRDKKDNESFFNELELAFASPEVDIDQKIKIILGYFPKFPDPNAKASALELSKILIKAHPDDSKSYAMYGDMLFQTEKFKEAETAYRKSIQLNGSHYAVYEQLVRIEISSNEMDQAIKDGENALALFPNQAWMNYLVGIACQQTKNYKKAIGYIKSAIDVAPDDKDLLSLSYSSLGDCYHEMKDFSNSDAAYDKSLTYNPDNAFALNNYAYYLSLRGEQLDKAAQMSAHSNELQPNTASFEDTYAWILFKQKKYADAKIWIEKAIVHDKTNSAVQIEHYGDIMFYLGDTNAAVQNWKKAKSFGEQSPVLDRKINERKYFE
- a CDS encoding DUF4292 domain-containing protein, which translates into the protein MKENILNKLMIACGLLIMVSCSAHKHLTAGTSATVSKANEESKLEPIRTQQLGFNTFSGKAKASLAINGNNNDCTLNLRIDNGKKIWVSVTALLGIEVARAIITPDSIQVINRLQGVYFKKPFSFIYKYANKQIDYTMLQALLVGNAIPQALNDSTKIAADSSNNTTLSGNLQDLIYKLVLGNDMKVSQTNLTNQEAGQSLQAVNAFTLAGTQKVPSQINIASVAGDKKIQVNLHYVKVDINQPLEYPFNIPDSYSPAN
- a CDS encoding murein hydrolase activator EnvC family protein, producing MKFLKIVFFLLCVFTAFNVHAQSSQELKRRRDQLTQELQQLNQEYQETANNKKLSKKQLDNLKAQISIREEKINVINSEVRNLDNQISESNNSVRSLQSQLDQLRKEYAGMILFAYRNQSAYNKLMFIFAAKDFNQAYKRLKYLQQFGTYRERQADYIEGTQKDLHVKIVELDKSKEEKSALLKDQEKEKKTLGEQKNTQTQAIADLSQHEGQLKQQQKDLQKKIAATNREIDAAVRREIAEARRRAEEEAKEAARVAAAKAKAENREVEIPKTKTITKTSSNSEVLNATPEAARLSNDFLGNRGRLPWPVTNGVIIQGFGVYYTPENIKSESTGVSIKTNPGASVRAIFEGEVINVRDIVGTYLVVIRHGEYFTAYSNLRSVSVSKGQKVTTKQTIGTVATDSTTGETDVEFDLYKGSTPVNPKLWLAPN
- a CDS encoding Sec-independent protein translocase subunit TatA/TatB; this translates as MFSSVFLFFDIGGGEIMLIMLVILLLFGGEKLPQLARGLGKGIRDFKDASEGVKREITNQIDSFEAKKAEQANTATTTTETAAAAAPVVVATEPPVITPAPNTMPVAEISSTAEVAAVHHEPNTPAEPAHLRETPIESLKSPQEEVKS
- the tatA gene encoding twin-arginine translocase TatA/TatE family subunit, yielding MGLESPVMLILIFGVILLMFGGKKIPELMKGLGKGVKEFKDAQNGEGTTTTNTDDKPKA